One Myxococcota bacterium DNA segment encodes these proteins:
- a CDS encoding S8 family peptidase yields the protein MFIFNLILIFFFAVSANAAEREAKPGSYLVKCKKGASDSELAALHQKAHAVVIKKFFIPVGLYLIQVDAGASFEEAENLYRSDPLVDYIEPNYDTHVQAQVNDPLFPIQWALGPRGVNIESAWSKTMGDRSIVVGLIDTGIDYTHPDLYRNIWKNSLEIPGNGVDDDKNGYIDDIYGINAITGSGDPMDDNDHGTHMAGIIGAEGNNQIGISGVSPKVSIAACKFMNADGKGDIASAITCLNYFAELADRSIEPVTIIATNNSWVAGYRPSEAFFAALKEHQKRGILFIAAANTRGNNNDILPVYPANLTLSNVISVTAHDADGKVLQGANIGKRSVHVAAPGADIISTVAQGKYAYLSGTSTATAHVSGAAALLKASDTSLDWISIKNLLIDSGKPLTDKEMKTLSGRQIRMWDSSGFGALTCKDQTINARLKPVGDIIVMKLGESLALSVIDINCAHASAKTLLTVLQGPTNSSIRIGLNDQGEKGDDWPNDGVFNGQFTPVAKGKYQLHFPTSFDKKVLVTVTN from the coding sequence ATGTTTATATTTAATCTCATTTTAATATTCTTTTTCGCTGTTTCCGCAAACGCAGCCGAAAGAGAAGCTAAGCCTGGCAGTTATTTAGTTAAGTGTAAAAAGGGAGCATCAGATTCAGAACTTGCTGCTCTCCACCAAAAAGCCCACGCTGTGGTTATCAAAAAATTCTTCATTCCCGTTGGGCTATATCTGATTCAAGTGGACGCAGGCGCGTCTTTCGAAGAAGCAGAAAACCTATATCGTTCCGACCCGCTGGTTGATTACATTGAGCCGAACTACGATACTCATGTTCAAGCACAGGTAAATGACCCTCTCTTTCCCATTCAATGGGCGCTAGGCCCACGCGGAGTTAATATTGAAAGCGCATGGTCAAAAACAATGGGCGACCGAAGCATTGTAGTTGGCCTCATCGATACGGGCATCGATTACACGCATCCTGATCTATATCGAAATATATGGAAAAACAGCTTGGAGATTCCCGGCAACGGTGTTGATGACGATAAGAACGGCTATATCGATGATATTTATGGGATCAATGCTATCACCGGCAGTGGGGATCCGATGGATGACAACGATCATGGTACACATATGGCAGGCATTATCGGCGCTGAAGGCAACAATCAAATTGGAATCTCAGGGGTATCTCCCAAAGTATCGATCGCTGCCTGCAAATTTATGAATGCGGACGGTAAAGGCGACATCGCATCCGCTATTACATGTCTAAACTATTTTGCCGAATTAGCTGATCGCAGCATAGAGCCCGTTACAATCATAGCTACCAACAATTCGTGGGTAGCAGGCTACCGACCCTCAGAAGCATTTTTCGCAGCCCTCAAAGAACATCAAAAACGAGGCATCCTATTCATTGCCGCGGCCAACACACGAGGAAATAACAATGATATACTGCCAGTATATCCTGCCAACCTAACATTGAGCAATGTGATCTCTGTCACCGCACACGATGCCGATGGAAAAGTTCTCCAGGGCGCTAATATAGGTAAACGCTCCGTGCATGTTGCTGCCCCTGGAGCCGATATCATTAGCACTGTAGCCCAGGGCAAATATGCCTACCTCAGCGGAACTTCCACAGCAACGGCCCACGTATCTGGAGCCGCGGCACTTCTAAAAGCCTCTGATACTAGCTTAGACTGGATTTCGATTAAGAATTTGCTGATTGACAGCGGTAAGCCTTTGACCGACAAAGAGATGAAAACCCTGTCCGGTAGACAAATACGGATGTGGGACAGCAGCGGATTTGGCGCGCTAACCTGCAAAGACCAAACAATAAACGCCCGCTTAAAACCCGTGGGTGACATCATTGTTATGAAACTCGGTGAATCTCTGGCTCTATCTGTGATAGACATCAATTGTGCACATGCTTCGGCAAAAACGCTTTTAACAGTTCTGCAGGGACCTACAAATTCATCGATTCGGATTGGGCTGAACGACCAAGGGGAAAAGGGCGATGATTGGCCCAACGATGGGGTCTTTAATGGCCAATTTACACCGGTCGCCAAAGGCAAATACCAACTCCACTTTCCGACTTCATTCGATAAAAAAGTATTAGTTACGGTTACCAACTAA
- the atpB gene encoding F0F1 ATP synthase subunit A, which yields MDHHQSWYDLLPGYPGHGVHHIVAALLVFATLCLMAIVSNRRLKNLEACLVPSPKLSILNFFEILIEGLMGLMKDIIGHDYKRHVPLISTLALFILFSNLLGLIPGFVPPTDNLNTTLACGLIVFIYFNIQGIRVQGIGHITHLANPIGEWWGWFLAPLLFPIELISMSVRPFSLGIRLAGNMIGDHKVLFAFAAIMPFLLPLPFFALGLLVGLIQTAVFCILSCVYISLHTQETGSH from the coding sequence ATGGATCATCATCAGTCTTGGTATGACTTGCTACCGGGGTATCCAGGCCATGGCGTACATCATATTGTTGCGGCCTTACTGGTTTTCGCCACGTTGTGTTTGATGGCGATTGTGAGCAATAGACGGCTAAAAAATCTTGAAGCTTGCCTCGTGCCGTCTCCCAAGCTTTCTATTTTAAATTTTTTCGAGATACTCATCGAAGGCTTGATGGGCCTGATGAAGGACATTATTGGCCACGATTACAAACGCCATGTTCCTTTGATTAGTACGCTGGCCCTGTTTATTTTATTTTCCAACTTACTTGGCCTCATTCCTGGATTTGTGCCGCCAACAGACAACTTAAATACGACACTCGCTTGCGGATTAATCGTGTTTATTTATTTCAATATTCAAGGCATCAGGGTTCAAGGCATTGGCCATATCACCCATCTGGCCAATCCAATTGGCGAATGGTGGGGTTGGTTCCTAGCGCCGCTTTTGTTTCCCATTGAATTGATCAGTATGAGCGTCAGACCCTTCTCGCTGGGCATTCGTTTGGCTGGCAATATGATCGGCGATCACAAGGTTTTATTTGCTTTTGCAGCGATTATGCCCTTTTTGCTGCCTTTGCCATTTTTCGCTTTGGGCCTGTTGGTTGGGCTTATCCAAACAGCGGTCTTTTGCATATTGAGTTGCGTTTACATTTCACTTCACACACAAGAAACAGGGAGTCACTAA
- a CDS encoding ATP synthase F0 subunit C, with translation MKKFIGLFVSFAATTVFANEAAPVVVASTGVSNFAWFAIAIGIMMGLAILGGALGQGRAAAAALEGIARNPGASGKIFVPMILGMALIESLVLFGLLIAFMLFGKIA, from the coding sequence ATGAAAAAGTTCATCGGCCTATTCGTCAGTTTTGCAGCCACCACCGTATTTGCCAATGAAGCCGCCCCAGTGGTCGTAGCCTCAACCGGCGTTAGCAACTTTGCCTGGTTCGCCATCGCCATCGGCATCATGATGGGCTTAGCCATTTTGGGTGGCGCACTTGGTCAAGGCCGTGCAGCAGCAGCAGCACTCGAGGGCATTGCTAGAAATCCTGGTGCATCAGGTAAAATTTTCGTGCCTATGATTTTGGGCATGGCATTGATCGAATCATTGGTGCTCTTTGGGCTATTGATTGCCTTCATGTTGTTTGGCAAGATTGCTTAA
- a CDS encoding S8 family peptidase codes for MTYLNIFVTAIFLALISVNPTLAAAPAVAGSFIIKRKMTFFSMAKCKPQSQVHCTTQPNNDASSAATAAAIHSKAHTSTVKRYNRLLPGLELIKVNPGASTASAVAVYQTEPSIQFIEANWIIHGTSLEPDDPFFKSQWSLRNNGQFGGTLGVDLGALSAWDITLGSPAAVVGVIDTGADYNHPDLKKNIWVNAQEIPGNNLDDDKNGYIDDVHGVNVITHTGDPMDDNEHGTHVAGIIGAEANNGFGISGISPNVTIIPCKFLDASGSGDTASALACLEYFAILATRTKDPISFVATNNSWSGGDTMLALQEAVEAHRDLGILFIAAASNDSLNNDTTVSVPANIPASNVVTVAASDPKDGIATFSNYGKRSVHVAAPGVAIFSTVLGDDYGFLDGTSMAAPYVTGLAALLKASDPTLDWISIKNLIISSGQPTVAAKEKTISGRRIKARDINGLGALSCNNQIVTARLAPKSDSLRMRVGESLSLSTLKINCAKSAQVGLPPSTGLLNDLGTGADAVAYDGVFNGVFKPTVPATYNLIFPGNDIVAVTVTE; via the coding sequence ATGACCTATTTAAACATATTTGTAACCGCTATTTTCCTAGCTCTGATATCCGTAAACCCGACATTGGCAGCCGCGCCAGCAGTTGCAGGTAGCTTTATCATCAAAAGGAAAATGACATTTTTTTCGATGGCAAAATGCAAGCCCCAATCCCAGGTACATTGCACAACTCAACCCAATAATGACGCAAGCAGTGCGGCAACCGCAGCTGCCATTCATTCCAAAGCTCATACCAGCACGGTAAAACGTTATAATCGCTTACTACCGGGTTTAGAGCTCATCAAGGTAAATCCCGGTGCATCTACCGCATCTGCTGTGGCGGTATATCAGACGGAACCCAGCATTCAATTTATCGAAGCAAATTGGATTATTCATGGAACGTCACTCGAGCCCGATGATCCTTTTTTTAAATCTCAATGGTCGTTAAGAAACAACGGGCAATTTGGGGGAACCCTGGGCGTAGACCTGGGCGCACTTTCTGCATGGGATATCACTTTAGGTAGTCCAGCAGCCGTTGTGGGTGTTATTGATACGGGCGCGGACTATAATCATCCAGATCTCAAGAAAAACATCTGGGTAAACGCCCAAGAAATTCCAGGCAACAATCTAGACGACGACAAAAACGGATATATTGACGATGTTCACGGCGTTAATGTCATCACGCATACAGGTGATCCCATGGATGACAATGAACACGGAACTCATGTGGCCGGCATTATCGGCGCAGAGGCAAACAATGGCTTTGGCATTTCGGGTATTTCTCCAAATGTCACCATTATCCCTTGCAAATTCTTGGATGCGTCTGGATCAGGAGATACAGCCAGCGCGCTTGCTTGTTTAGAATATTTCGCCATTCTTGCCACGAGAACCAAGGATCCAATTAGTTTCGTAGCAACCAACAATTCATGGTCGGGTGGCGATACCATGCTCGCACTCCAAGAAGCTGTTGAAGCCCATAGAGATTTAGGTATCTTATTTATTGCCGCAGCCAGCAATGATTCACTGAACAATGACACGACGGTATCTGTGCCGGCAAACATTCCGGCGAGCAATGTCGTGACAGTAGCTGCAAGCGATCCGAAAGACGGCATCGCCACTTTTTCCAACTATGGCAAGCGCTCAGTGCACGTTGCCGCTCCCGGTGTCGCTATCTTTAGCACCGTGTTAGGAGACGATTATGGCTTTTTAGACGGGACATCCATGGCCGCACCATACGTCACTGGCCTCGCTGCGCTTCTCAAAGCGTCAGATCCAACGCTGGACTGGATATCGATCAAAAATTTAATTATATCGAGCGGACAACCTACCGTTGCCGCAAAGGAAAAAACGATTTCTGGTCGGAGAATCAAAGCCAGAGATATCAATGGGTTAGGCGCGCTGTCATGCAACAATCAAATTGTTACAGCCAGACTCGCGCCGAAATCAGACTCTTTGCGCATGAGAGTGGGGGAATCTTTGTCTTTGTCCACTCTAAAAATTAATTGCGCAAAATCAGCTCAAGTAGGCTTGCCACCAAGCACCGGACTACTCAACGATCTGGGCACCGGAGCCGACGCAGTTGCTTACGACGGCGTATTTAACGGCGTTTTTAAGCCTACTGTGCCTGCAACATATAATCTAATCTTTCCAGGAAACGATATTGTTGCTGTCACGGTTACCGAATAA
- a CDS encoding biosynthetic peptidoglycan transglycosylase yields MFRFLILTLFLAWFIPWVFVLQLGFVIYRPYEPDGQERYWRIAGPLFSDWVSTNEIPGSCKRALVASEDMSFYEHHGIDPENIQKAMKKNEKRGKIRFGASTITQQVVKNLFLSRNKSYLRKSREVIGALLLNLTMTKKQQLTWYFNIVEFGPRIYGLKAAAKAYFGKTPQRLNASECAILIAGLPSPVKNFRAFRQRQ; encoded by the coding sequence ATGTTTCGCTTCCTAATTTTAACACTGTTTTTGGCCTGGTTTATACCTTGGGTATTCGTGTTGCAGCTTGGCTTTGTCATCTACCGACCTTATGAACCAGATGGCCAAGAGCGCTATTGGAGAATTGCCGGCCCTCTTTTTAGCGACTGGGTCTCTACCAATGAAATTCCCGGCAGTTGTAAAAGAGCTTTGGTGGCATCTGAAGACATGAGCTTTTATGAGCATCATGGAATCGATCCTGAAAACATTCAAAAGGCCATGAAAAAAAACGAGAAGCGTGGCAAAATTCGCTTCGGCGCCAGCACGATTACTCAGCAAGTGGTGAAAAACCTATTTTTGTCGCGCAACAAAAGTTATTTGCGCAAATCAAGAGAAGTGATTGGAGCCCTGCTGCTCAATCTTACTATGACAAAAAAACAACAGCTGACTTGGTATTTCAACATCGTGGAGTTTGGGCCGCGCATCTATGGACTCAAAGCGGCCGCAAAAGCTTATTTTGGCAAAACGCCTCAAAGGCTAAATGCCAGCGAGTGCGCAATACTCATCGCTGGACTACCATCTCCGGTTAAAAACTTTCGAGCGTTCCGTCAACGCCAGTAA
- the ppk1 gene encoding polyphosphate kinase 1 produces the protein MMYLDRDLSQLSFHSRVLELAEDINIPILERLKFLCISSSNLDEFFEIRVASLKQKALAGLGNHELLAQISREAHQLVEKQYHILNNVLRPLLTQEGIQLNRRSEWTTRHEQWTSEYFTQELLPILSPIGLDPAHPFPKIPNKSLNFIVALEGKDAFGREIGMAVVPAPRALPRLIRVPAAYTEMEYEFISLAAIIRAHVHILFPDMQVTQSYQFRVTRNSNLFVDEEEVEDLLTSLEGELPSRRYGDAVRLEIESDCPERLVEFLRHHFLLTPEDVYCVNGPVNLSRLSILEELVDRPALKYPTLTPNHQTISFASLQKSDLLMLHPFESFAAIADLLKQASQDPDVLVIKQTLYRTGADSVIVDYLLDAARLGKEVMVVIELRARFDEEANISLAARLQQAGVHVVYGVVGYKTHAKMLLIVRREATGLTRYVHLGTGNYHSKTTRQYTDYSFLTCDAAFGDDVHQIFMELTGLSKVGELQKCLDAPFLLRKAFKDKIEREIAHKNAGRPAHIKAKMNGLADLEMMELLEKAAQAGVQVDLIVRGMCSLKPAANLKIRSVLGRFLEHARVYYFENNGDPEVYLSSADLMTRNLSQRIEVAFPIENAELQKRVIHESIDLYWLDNSASFDLQEDGSYRRSAVIGEKISAQEKLLLELASERKES, from the coding sequence ATGATGTATCTGGATCGAGATCTCAGTCAGCTTAGTTTCCACTCCAGAGTTTTAGAGCTTGCTGAAGATATTAATATTCCAATATTAGAACGGCTCAAATTTTTATGCATTTCAAGCAGCAATTTGGACGAATTCTTTGAGATAAGGGTTGCAAGCCTAAAACAAAAAGCCCTCGCCGGCCTCGGCAATCACGAGCTTCTGGCGCAGATTAGTCGAGAAGCCCATCAACTGGTCGAAAAGCAGTACCACATTCTTAACAACGTTTTGAGGCCTTTGCTGACGCAAGAAGGCATCCAGTTAAATCGCAGATCCGAATGGACCACTCGGCACGAGCAATGGACTTCAGAGTACTTCACCCAAGAGTTACTCCCAATCTTAAGCCCTATCGGTCTTGACCCTGCGCATCCATTTCCGAAGATTCCCAATAAGAGCCTCAATTTCATCGTAGCCCTAGAGGGCAAAGATGCATTTGGCCGCGAAATCGGCATGGCCGTTGTGCCAGCCCCAAGAGCGTTGCCCAGATTAATCCGGGTGCCGGCCGCCTATACTGAAATGGAGTACGAGTTTATTTCGTTGGCAGCCATTATCAGGGCGCACGTACACATCTTGTTTCCAGACATGCAAGTTACGCAAAGTTACCAATTTCGGGTCACTCGAAACAGCAACTTGTTTGTGGACGAAGAAGAAGTCGAAGACCTGCTCACCAGCCTTGAAGGTGAGCTGCCCTCCAGACGTTATGGAGACGCGGTGCGCCTGGAAATCGAATCCGATTGCCCCGAAAGACTGGTCGAATTCTTGCGCCATCATTTCCTGCTAACACCTGAAGATGTTTACTGCGTGAACGGTCCGGTGAATTTAAGCAGGCTCTCTATCTTAGAAGAATTAGTAGACCGGCCCGCGCTTAAATACCCGACACTAACCCCAAATCATCAAACCATTTCGTTTGCGAGTCTGCAAAAGAGCGACCTGCTCATGCTCCATCCTTTTGAATCCTTTGCAGCCATTGCGGATCTGTTAAAGCAGGCCTCGCAGGATCCAGACGTGTTGGTCATTAAGCAAACCCTTTATCGAACCGGGGCCGACTCGGTCATTGTTGATTACCTATTAGACGCTGCTCGTCTGGGTAAAGAAGTGATGGTGGTCATTGAGCTTAGAGCGAGATTCGATGAAGAGGCCAATATTTCGCTGGCAGCTCGTCTGCAACAAGCCGGCGTTCACGTGGTCTATGGCGTTGTAGGTTACAAAACACATGCAAAAATGCTGCTGATCGTCCGCAGAGAGGCCACGGGCCTTACTCGTTACGTACATTTGGGAACGGGCAACTATCACTCAAAGACGACACGCCAGTATACCGATTACAGCTTTTTAACCTGCGATGCGGCATTCGGAGACGATGTCCATCAAATCTTCATGGAACTTACCGGTCTCTCTAAAGTGGGTGAGCTGCAAAAATGCCTGGATGCACCGTTTCTCCTGCGCAAAGCATTTAAAGATAAAATCGAACGGGAGATTGCTCATAAAAATGCCGGCCGCCCAGCGCACATCAAAGCCAAAATGAACGGTTTGGCTGACCTGGAAATGATGGAGCTGCTCGAAAAAGCAGCTCAGGCCGGGGTTCAGGTAGATCTCATTGTCCGGGGCATGTGTTCGTTAAAACCAGCCGCTAACCTTAAGATCCGCTCCGTGCTAGGCCGATTTTTGGAGCACGCCCGCGTGTATTACTTCGAAAACAACGGGGATCCGGAAGTATATTTATCCAGCGCTGATCTGATGACCCGCAACTTATCTCAAAGAATTGAGGTGGCATTCCCCATTGAGAATGCAGAGCTGCAAAAGCGCGTCATTCACGAATCAATCGACCTTTATTGGCTAGATAATTCAGCAAGCTTTGATCTGCAAGAAGACGGCAGCTATAGGCGCTCAGCGGTCATAGGTGAAAAAATCTCGGCTCAAGAAAAACTCTTGTTGGAGTTGGCATCAGAGCGTAAAGAATCCTAA
- a CDS encoding 50S ribosomal protein L11 methyltransferase: protein MTESWRQAVLTIPDYDSDRVQHLLLDLGALGLQIQDDESLEIPERPFTPQHIAVVTGTFDKSPELEAQISEAFPEYEIHFQDLIDGDWENEFIRTWRAFTVGENIWVVPSWDADFIAPKGALVLKMDPGMAFGTGHHETTTLCAHAVREAVETGRKQVLDVGTGTGILAMIAAKSGAIKIVGTDNDPLALRVAEENLGKNDLAFELTLKTPDQFGPQFDLVVANILANPLIELAPQMVQAMTSGGLLLLSGILNSQALGVQQAYENLGLTHLATKHLGDWVLISLSNSNI, encoded by the coding sequence ATGACCGAAAGTTGGCGACAAGCCGTCCTCACGATTCCTGACTATGATTCCGACCGAGTCCAGCATCTTTTATTGGATCTCGGTGCACTGGGACTGCAAATCCAAGACGACGAATCGTTAGAAATACCCGAAAGGCCTTTTACGCCGCAACACATTGCTGTGGTAACGGGCACTTTTGACAAAAGCCCAGAGCTAGAAGCCCAAATCTCCGAAGCTTTTCCTGAATACGAAATTCATTTTCAGGATTTGATCGACGGCGATTGGGAAAACGAATTTATCCGAACCTGGCGAGCTTTTACAGTCGGGGAAAATATCTGGGTGGTTCCTTCCTGGGACGCGGACTTTATCGCTCCCAAGGGAGCACTCGTACTGAAAATGGATCCTGGCATGGCGTTTGGGACTGGGCATCATGAAACAACCACCCTATGCGCGCATGCTGTACGCGAAGCTGTTGAGACAGGCCGAAAGCAAGTTTTAGATGTCGGCACCGGAACTGGCATTTTGGCCATGATTGCCGCCAAATCTGGCGCAATAAAAATCGTCGGAACAGACAACGATCCGCTGGCGCTTCGCGTTGCAGAAGAAAATCTGGGTAAAAATGACCTTGCATTCGAACTTACGTTAAAAACCCCGGATCAATTCGGCCCTCAGTTCGACTTAGTGGTAGCCAACATCTTGGCAAATCCGTTGATTGAGTTAGCGCCTCAAATGGTGCAGGCGATGACCAGCGGTGGTCTATTGCTTTTAAGCGGCATCTTAAACTCACAGGCTTTAGGCGTACAACAAGCTTATGAGAATTTAGGCCTAACGCATTTGGCAACCAAACATCTGGGAGATTGGGTGCTTATCAGTCTATCAAACAGCAATATTTGA
- a CDS encoding tetratricopeptide repeat protein, with protein MGEKAEHEGFFWGKGDKIKHFTLSSISGKGALIAIGAILLGSGAGYFGWRALYPANQPVMMAVKPILPKAQPAADDAAQARKAFAEGKREESVAFFQKATAKSPDDISLLNDFAYVLWQLGRLPEAEDIYQKVSIKDPNCAVCLNNWAMIKVKQDQLLEAERLFNRAIIADASYTEPLFNIAVLYEGHGDLARAKFFYEEFIQKKREKKEGKDEIVAQVKARLEKLNEAH; from the coding sequence ATGGGGGAAAAGGCTGAACACGAAGGCTTTTTTTGGGGAAAAGGCGATAAAATAAAGCATTTCACGCTTAGCTCGATTTCAGGCAAGGGTGCGCTTATTGCCATAGGCGCGATTTTATTGGGCAGCGGAGCCGGCTATTTTGGTTGGCGCGCACTTTATCCGGCTAATCAACCTGTGATGATGGCGGTGAAGCCGATATTGCCCAAAGCCCAACCAGCCGCAGATGATGCTGCTCAAGCCAGAAAAGCGTTCGCTGAAGGAAAGCGCGAGGAAAGCGTCGCATTTTTTCAAAAGGCGACCGCGAAAAGTCCCGACGATATCAGTCTTTTGAATGATTTTGCCTACGTTTTGTGGCAATTAGGCAGACTGCCCGAAGCCGAAGACATCTATCAAAAGGTTTCCATAAAGGACCCGAATTGCGCTGTGTGCTTAAACAACTGGGCGATGATCAAAGTAAAGCAGGATCAGCTTCTTGAAGCGGAGCGCCTCTTTAACCGAGCGATCATCGCAGATGCAAGTTATACCGAGCCTTTATTCAATATTGCCGTTTTATATGAAGGCCACGGCGATTTAGCTAGAGCCAAGTTTTTTTACGAGGAATTCATTCAGAAAAAGCGTGAAAAGAAAGAAGGCAAAGATGAGATTGTTGCTCAAGTAAAAGCCAGGCTGGAGAAGCTCAATGAAGCACATTAA
- a CDS encoding polyprenyl synthetase family protein, whose translation MDDFLSHIEVRLQSAFGSNTLLSQTGGHLCLASGAKRVRPLLTAYFGSALNIPAQDIIPFAISSELIHSASLLHDDVVDAGEMRRGRPTVNAQWSNSVAVLSGNHLLSLALRELKPYSPAITQEAISVVDEMTRAAILELQMRNSKVHTIDDWRLMATGKTGSLFAFCGTSVALYAGDNFAAQAFKQAGHHIGTVFQLVDDLSDLQEDLKNLEGSYPRLLSLNGHTEPVDACKAELRVQAALAFESLGKWRDTEGGQQIKIWLDQLSCFAS comes from the coding sequence ATGGACGATTTTTTAAGCCACATTGAAGTAAGGCTTCAATCTGCTTTTGGGTCAAATACTTTACTCAGCCAAACCGGCGGGCATCTTTGCCTAGCCTCCGGCGCGAAAAGAGTGCGACCATTATTAACCGCGTATTTTGGTTCGGCGCTCAATATCCCTGCGCAAGACATCATACCCTTCGCTATTTCCAGCGAATTGATTCACTCGGCAAGCCTACTTCATGACGATGTCGTCGACGCGGGTGAAATGCGTCGGGGCAGACCCACAGTGAACGCGCAGTGGAGCAACTCAGTGGCCGTATTATCAGGCAACCATTTGTTGTCATTGGCGCTTAGAGAGCTCAAGCCGTACTCACCCGCCATCACACAGGAAGCCATTAGCGTAGTGGACGAAATGACACGCGCCGCCATCTTAGAGCTGCAAATGCGTAACAGCAAAGTGCATACCATTGACGATTGGCGTTTGATGGCCACCGGTAAGACTGGATCGCTGTTTGCCTTTTGCGGAACTTCTGTGGCGCTTTATGCTGGCGACAACTTTGCGGCGCAGGCCTTTAAGCAAGCTGGACATCACATCGGAACCGTGTTTCAACTTGTGGATGATTTAAGCGATCTTCAAGAAGATCTGAAAAATTTAGAAGGCTCTTACCCTAGGTTATTGTCACTCAACGGTCACACAGAGCCAGTAGACGCCTGCAAGGCAGAACTGCGCGTTCAAGCAGCGCTGGCTTTTGAATCATTAGGCAAATGGAGAGATACGGAGGGCGGCCAGCAAATTAAGATCTGGCTTGACCAATTATCATGTTTCGCTTCCTAA
- the recF gene encoding DNA replication and repair protein RecF (All proteins in this family for which functions are known are DNA-binding proteins that assist the filamentation of RecA onto DNA for the initiation of recombination or recombinational repair.), with the protein MNLKSIKAICFRNLQSVQLEPFPGMNLFIGPNGHGKTNLLDAISLGCQLRPIRPIKQNADLIQFGAPEARIETTFDFGTVSVQINSEGKKVRVNSKATRDSNVLADKVALVSFVPEDLGAITGGAAQRRRLLDQIAASLFPNYVLYYRQYERVLLQRNRLLKQPLIDLVELDSFTQVLAGAGGIIEKARLQALELIRPRFAGSLEALSASKLSSELVYRPSSQGDLKLSLERMKNEERIRKTTLLGPHLDDMEISINDHASRYTASRGQARILVLALKIAQLQTVFLHRGLVPILLLDDVVGELDQNHAMQLLRAVEHLKAQTFITTTHLEALPTDWQSNNIFSIFDGNLVGNRN; encoded by the coding sequence GTGAATCTTAAATCCATTAAAGCAATATGCTTTAGAAATCTACAATCTGTTCAACTCGAGCCCTTCCCAGGGATGAACCTGTTTATTGGCCCAAATGGTCACGGTAAGACTAATTTACTCGATGCGATTTCATTGGGCTGTCAACTTAGGCCCATTAGGCCCATTAAACAGAATGCTGATCTGATTCAATTTGGTGCGCCAGAGGCTCGTATTGAGACTACCTTTGATTTCGGCACAGTGTCTGTTCAGATTAACTCGGAAGGCAAGAAGGTTCGCGTTAACTCTAAAGCGACGCGGGATTCTAACGTGTTGGCTGACAAAGTGGCGCTTGTTTCATTTGTGCCTGAGGATTTAGGCGCTATTACCGGCGGCGCCGCCCAAAGAAGGCGGCTGCTTGATCAAATTGCTGCAAGTCTATTTCCTAATTATGTGTTGTATTACCGGCAATATGAACGCGTTTTGCTGCAGCGAAATAGACTATTGAAACAGCCTCTGATTGACCTGGTTGAACTTGATTCTTTCACGCAGGTTTTGGCTGGGGCGGGCGGTATTATTGAAAAAGCCCGATTGCAGGCTTTGGAATTGATTCGGCCGCGGTTTGCCGGATCGCTTGAAGCCTTATCGGCATCGAAGCTTTCTTCCGAACTGGTTTATCGTCCTAGTAGCCAAGGCGACTTAAAGCTAAGTTTGGAGCGGATGAAGAATGAAGAACGCATTCGTAAGACCACGCTGCTCGGTCCCCATTTGGACGATATGGAGATTAGCATCAATGATCACGCGTCCCGCTATACGGCCTCTAGAGGTCAGGCGCGAATATTGGTGCTGGCGCTTAAAATAGCGCAACTTCAGACGGTTTTCTTACATAGGGGCTTGGTGCCTATCTTGCTTTTGGACGATGTTGTCGGTGAACTCGACCAAAACCACGCGATGCAGCTCTTGAGAGCGGTTGAACATTTAAAGGCGCAAACCTTTATTACCACAACCCATTTAGAGGCTCTGCCTACCGATTGGCAAAGTAACAATATATTTTCAATTTTTGATGGAAATTTAGTTGGTAACCGTAACTAA